A single window of Mycobacterium sp. ITM-2016-00318 DNA harbors:
- a CDS encoding glycosyltransferase yields MKVLFAMVDGGGNIPPQLAVARALRARGIEVHVLGHRGIRDRVEAAGLAFEPFTEGRHFDPTVARSLPAIMTAFTRVAADRRLGQSVIEAALRHDVDAVVVDMILVAGISEIVGSGIPTVVFVHCFYRAVQDMEAGPVGWALRLRGTNPLAAEHNGQLHVVSARVDLDPMRGRPPVCHTGVVWQGEPQAAVPASVPRILVSLSTCAFAGQRRMLQNILDAVAPLPIEATVTVGPAIDADGLRVPANASLHEWLDHDEVLATASLVVGHGGHSTAMRALSFGVPQIVMPANPMIDQKIVGAALEKAGAGLLLTKHARPQRIRAAIQAVLRDEAYRCAAHRLGEQIRQRDGAEVAADAIIEYVRTSHLVES; encoded by the coding sequence ATGAAGGTTCTGTTCGCCATGGTGGACGGCGGCGGAAACATCCCGCCGCAGCTGGCGGTCGCGCGGGCGTTGCGGGCACGGGGCATCGAGGTCCACGTGCTCGGCCACCGAGGTATTCGCGACCGAGTCGAAGCCGCGGGTCTGGCGTTCGAACCGTTCACCGAGGGAAGGCATTTCGATCCCACCGTTGCGCGGTCATTGCCTGCCATCATGACCGCGTTCACCAGAGTCGCGGCGGATCGACGCCTCGGCCAAAGCGTGATCGAAGCGGCGCTGCGTCATGATGTGGACGCTGTCGTCGTCGACATGATCCTCGTCGCCGGAATATCGGAGATCGTCGGCTCCGGCATCCCGACGGTCGTTTTCGTGCACTGCTTCTATCGCGCGGTTCAAGACATGGAAGCCGGCCCCGTCGGATGGGCGCTTCGTCTGCGAGGCACGAATCCGCTTGCGGCAGAACACAACGGGCAGCTGCATGTCGTCTCGGCTCGCGTCGACCTCGACCCGATGCGCGGTCGGCCGCCGGTATGCCATACCGGCGTCGTGTGGCAGGGAGAGCCTCAGGCCGCCGTGCCGGCATCTGTGCCGCGAATCCTCGTCAGCCTCAGCACTTGTGCCTTCGCCGGACAGCGCCGGATGCTCCAGAACATTCTCGACGCGGTTGCACCGCTGCCCATCGAGGCGACGGTAACCGTCGGACCGGCCATCGACGCCGACGGACTGCGGGTGCCTGCGAATGCGTCGTTGCACGAGTGGCTCGACCATGACGAGGTCCTCGCCACTGCCTCCCTGGTGGTGGGACACGGCGGGCACAGCACCGCCATGCGGGCGCTGTCGTTCGGGGTGCCACAGATCGTGATGCCCGCCAATCCGATGATCGACCAGAAAATCGTCGGTGCCGCGCTGGAGAAGGCCGGAGCGGGCCTCCTGCTGACCAAACACGCACGGCCACAGCGGATTCGCGCCGCCATTCAAGCGGTGCTACGCGATGAGGCTTACCGGTGTGCGGCGCACCGTCTCGGCGAGCAGATTCGACAGCGCGACGGGGCAGAGGTGGCCGCCGACGCCATCATCGAATACGTCAGAACGTCGCATCTCGTCGAGTCCTAG